Below is a genomic region from Deinococcus sp. YIM 77859.
CGGCCACCTGCCCCAACTGGAACGGGCCGAAGAGGTGGGCCAGCTGCTGTCGAACTTTCTTCAGGAGCTTCCTCTATGACCAGCCATCACCAGATCGCCATCATCGGCACGGGCTTCGCGGGCCTGGGCATGGCCGCCACCCTACTCCAGCAGGGCATCACCGAGTTTGTGATGTTCGAGCGGGCGGGGGAGGTTGGCGGCACCTGGCGCGACAACACCTATCCGGGCTGCGCCTGTGACGTGAAGAGTGACCTCTACTCCTTCTCCTTTGCGCCCAATCCCGACTGGAGCCACCGCTACGCCCGCCAACCCGAAATTCTCGCTTACCTCCGCTGTGTGGCGGACGAATTCGGCCTTCGTCCCCATATCCGCTTCGGTCACGAGGTCGAGGAAGCCCGCTGGGACAATGCAGAAGCCCTGTGGCGCATCCGTACAAGCGGGGGCACGTCCACGGCCCGCATCCTGATCTCCGGACACGGCCCGCTGCTCCAGCCGCGCTGGCCGCAGCTCCCCGGTCTGGAGACATTCGCGGGCCCGCGCTTCCACTCTGCGCGCTGGGACCACGGCGTGGACCTGAGCGGCAAGCGCGTGGGCGTGATCGGCACCGGAGCCTCGGCCATCCAGTTCATTCCCGAGGTGCAGAAGGTGGCTGCTCGACTCACCGTCTTTCAGCGTTCGGCCCCCTGGATCATGCCCCGGATGGACGCGCCCACCAGCCCGCGGCGCCGCGCCCTGTACCGCCGATATCCGGTGTTGCAACGCCTCTCCCGGCAGTGGATTTTCGGGGTGGCCGAGGCCCGTTTTCTCACCTTCTCCAACGAGCGCTTCCGCCGCCTGGCCGAGGAGCTGGGGCGCCAGCACCTGGCAGCGCAGGTGCCTGACCCCGCTCTGCGCGCGAGGCTCACGCCGGATTACCGCCTGGGCTGCAAGCGCGTCCTCGTCTCCGACGACTTTTACCCAGCGATGACCCAGCCCAACGTGGACCTGGTGACTGCGCGCATCACCGCGGTGCGCGGTTCCTCCGTGGTGACGGACGACGGGCAGGAGCACGAACTGGACGTGCTGATCGCCGGTACCGGCTTCGACGCCACGCACCCGGCCATCTTCCGCGTGCTGCACGGGCGGGACGGGCGCTCCCTCGCCGAGTGCTGGCAGCCCATGCAGGCGCTGCACGGCACCACTGTGGCGGGGTTTCCCAACCTGTTTCTGATCGTGGGGCCCAACACCGGGCTGGGCCACAACAGCATGGTCTACATCATGGAAGCGCAGATCGGGTACATCATGCAGGCGCTCTCGTATCTGGAACGCGGTCACCTGCTGGCCCTGGAGCCCCACCCGGAAGCGCAGGCGGCCTACAACGCGGCCTTGCAGAAAAAGCTGCGCGAGGCGGTCTGGAGCCAGGGCGGCTGCACGAGCTGGTACCTCGACGAGAACGGTCACAATGGGACCCTCTGGCCGGAGCGGGCCGTGAACTTCCGGCGGACCCTGCGCCGCTTTGACCCCGCGCTCTACCACGCCCGCCTGAGCCCCCGGCCCCTCCCGGCCCTGAGGGTCTGTTTCAAAAGGGTATGCGGGGTAAGTAGGTCGCGGGTGTAGAATAGATCATCAGACGCCTGGATCCCCAACTGACCGAGCAGGACGCCGCCACCCTTCAGGGGAAGCTGTTTGCCGCTGACGTGCTGCCAAGTGAACGCAAACGGTACTTCGCCCTCTGGTACGCCCATCTGGGGTACTCCTCGTATCAAATTGCTGAAGACCTGTTGCGCAGTAGAGGCGGAAGCGGTGAGGTTCAGGGGTGTTGCGGCTGGAGAAGCTGAAGTCTCGAGCGTGTTCCTTCGAGCGGTTGGTCGGACTGAGTCCCACAGAGTTCGACCAGCTCCTGACGGAACTGGAGCCGTTATGGGAGCAGGCTCACCGCCGCTCCCTGCTCCGCGCCGGACGGGTCCGGGGCATTGGTGCGGGCAACACCTTCAAACTGAACTTGGCCCAGCGGTTGCTCGTCACACTGCTCTATCGGCGCCAGTACTTCACCATGCACGTCCTGGGCCTCCTGTTTGACCTGGACGCCGCGAACGTCTGCCGGAATATCCACGCCTTACTGCCCGTCCTGGAGCAGGCAACGCCTGCTCC
It encodes:
- a CDS encoding NAD(P)/FAD-dependent oxidoreductase produces the protein MTSHHQIAIIGTGFAGLGMAATLLQQGITEFVMFERAGEVGGTWRDNTYPGCACDVKSDLYSFSFAPNPDWSHRYARQPEILAYLRCVADEFGLRPHIRFGHEVEEARWDNAEALWRIRTSGGTSTARILISGHGPLLQPRWPQLPGLETFAGPRFHSARWDHGVDLSGKRVGVIGTGASAIQFIPEVQKVAARLTVFQRSAPWIMPRMDAPTSPRRRALYRRYPVLQRLSRQWIFGVAEARFLTFSNERFRRLAEELGRQHLAAQVPDPALRARLTPDYRLGCKRVLVSDDFYPAMTQPNVDLVTARITAVRGSSVVTDDGQEHELDVLIAGTGFDATHPAIFRVLHGRDGRSLAECWQPMQALHGTTVAGFPNLFLIVGPNTGLGHNSMVYIMEAQIGYIMQALSYLERGHLLALEPHPEAQAAYNAALQKKLREAVWSQGGCTSWYLDENGHNGTLWPERAVNFRRTLRRFDPALYHARLSPRPLPALRVCFKRVCGVSRSRV